The Macaca nemestrina isolate mMacNem1 chromosome 12, mMacNem.hap1, whole genome shotgun sequence genome contains a region encoding:
- the LOC105469733 gene encoding FAS-associated death domain protein yields the protein MRGSRSFREITVQKAPWSTSGRGSGTEVHGRGWNFGLLGKRRYVAWARQPKTAGAPPARPQPRPPAGPAMDPFLVLLHSVSSSLSSSELTELKFLCLGRVGKRKLERVQSGLDLFSVLLEQNDLEPGHTDLLRELLVSLRRHDLLRRLDDFEAGVAARAAPGEEDLCAAFNVICDNVGKDWRRLARQLKVSDAKIDSIEDRYPRNLTERVRESLRTWKNAEKENATVACLVAALRACQMNLVADLVQEVQQARDLQNRSGAMSPMSWNSDASTSEAS from the exons ATGCGCGGTTCCCGGAGTTTTCGCGAGATAACAGTCCAAAAGGCGCCTTGGTCGACTTCCGGTAGGGGATCCGGCACCGAAGTGCACGGCCGAGGGTGGAACTTTGGGCTGCTGGGCAAGCGGCGATACGTGGCCTGGGCCAGACAGCCGAAGACAGCGGGCGCGCCACCGGCAAGGCCACAGCCCCGGCCGCCTGCAGGCCCCGCCATGGACCCGTTCCTGGTGCTGCTGCACTCGGTGTCGTCCAGCCTGTCGAGCAGCGAGCTGACCGAGCTCAAGTTCCTATGCCTCGGGCGCGTGGGCAAGCGCAAGCTGGAGCGCGTGCAGAGCGGCCTGGACCTCTTCTCCGTACTGCTGGAGCAGAACGACCTGGAGCCCGGGCACACCGACCTCCTGCGCGAGCTGCTCGTCTCCCTGCGGCGCCACGACCTGCTGCGGCGCCTCGACGACTTCGAGGCGGGGGTGGCGGCCAGGGCCGCGCCTGGGGAAGAAG ACCTGTGCGCGGCATTTAACGTCATATGTGATAATGTGGGGAAAGACTGGAGAAGGCTGGCTCGTCAGCTCAAAGTCTCAGACGCCAAGATCGACAGCATCGAGGACAGATACCCCCGCAACCTGACAGAGCGCGTGCGGGAGTCACTGAGAACCTGGAAGAACGCAGAGAAGGAGAACGCCACGGTGGCCTGCCTGGTGGCGGCTCTCAGGGCCTGCCAGATGAACCTGGTGGCCGACCTGGTACAAGAGGTGCAGCAGGCCCGGGACCTCCAGAACAGGAGCGGGGCCATGTCCCCGATGTCATGGAACTCGGACGCATCCACCTCCGAAGCGTCCTGA